In the genome of Eschrichtius robustus isolate mEscRob2 chromosome 2, mEscRob2.pri, whole genome shotgun sequence, the window tgtgtgaaggagagggtggtggggagagagagagagagggagaaggggatgggaagagaggggaaaagagggagggagagagagagagagggagtggaagaggaaaagagagaaaaggagaggaaaagaacagaggaagggagggagggatggacaaagtgagggagggagagagaaaaagtaagTATGATAATGTCAACAAGAACATCCAAGGTTTGGATacattaagtttgagatgcctccTAGACATCCACTTGGAGATATTGAATAGGCAGTTGGATAGGAATAAATATAAGAATCTGGGGATCACCTGTGTGCATAAGGTACATAAACACATGATACTAGGTGGGATCCCCAGGGAGAGAGGATGCTGATGAAGTCCAAGGACTGAATGGTTTTAATGGCTGACTTGTGTTCCATTTATGAATGAACCAGTATTTGTTTAATCGTCCATTATTAATGGATATATCTAAGTTTTATAATCTTAAATGTCACAGCTCTGAACATTCCATTATTTACtcagatgtggaatatataagaTGTCTATCTAATTAGGTTTCAATCTAATTAGATATCCATCTAATTAAGGAGGCAAGATTTAAACTCAGATTATACTGACCTCAACACAGCTTTTCACACACTGTTTCCCACTGCTTTGGAGGGCAGTGAGGTTTCTCATAGTAAACATTACAAGCCGACATTCTGGTTTGTATAGTATTCTGTGGATTACACTGGTCCACCCAGGAAATATCAGTTAATCAGTTATATCTTCCAAGTACTATGCTGGTGCTGGGTGTGACGGTGGGCAAATGGACAGATTTCCTGACCTCAGGAAGCTGATAGTCTAATGAATCATAATAAGTTAGCATAAGACATTGAGTGCCCGATTCATTGTGGATACCCAATCACATTCcaggttttctttccatttggttaTTAGTAGGTTCAGAGGCCAAGTTGActttaatgaagaaaatgaaagaacctAGCTTATATTCTTGTCTAGACTTTCTTTGTTGCCAGGGGAAGGGATCATCTCAGGATCAATGTGAAAGAGTAACTCAGGAATTCTTACAAGTCCAAAACTTTAAAATCTGGAATCTATAGAAATATTCCATCAATGTCCCAAGGTTGCACACTCCAGTTTATGGTGGGCTCCAATTGCCCACCTGTGGTTTAAGAGGGTCGTAGGGGGCTttcctggcggcgcagtggttgagaatctgcctgccaatgcaggggacacgggttcgagccctggtctgggaagatcccacatgctgtggagcagctaggcccgtgagccacaactactgagcgtgcacgtctggagcctgtgctccgcaacaagagaggccgcgatagtgagatgcctacgcaccgcgatgaagagtggcccccgcttgccgcaactagagaaagccctcacgcgaaacgaagactcaacacagccaaaaataaattaattaattaattttttaaaaaaaaggctctTAGGATACTGGCGTGATTGATTCGAAGATGGGCTAGTCCTCCTTGGATGGGGGACTCACAAAACCCATTATAGGAGAATGCTGTGTGAAACAGTGGGTGGAAAGGCCTGGGAATCAGAAAAGACCCACAAGGGAAACCTGGCCCTTCTAACTTGTGTCATCTTGGATGAATCATGCAACaattttgagtctcagtttcccctctgtCAAGTGGAGTAGATGTGAGTTTATCTGCCCTGATATCCAGTTGTGAGGCTGTAACGAGATAGTGTATTTGAGGGGTAACATGAAACATGGAGTACATTGTGCAGAGGAGGATGATCTAGGATCCTCAGTTTTGACTGGAATTTTTTCCACATCTTCCCGCTGCATAGTAACATGAGATGTTTTTACTGTTCAAGTTATAGAGAAAGGCTGAATTCAACTTTAGGGAAATGATGTATAGTTTACTATTCAACTTacatgttttttttaactttggctaATTGACTATTACTTATGCATGATAAGTACATTTATTGTTGTACAAAACTGTATCACCATAAACTAGTGTCCATTAAGTATTATAAATTGCTATTTTTAGTGCATAAATTCATATTCTGAAAAGTTATAAATTTGTCAAGAGacttttaattgagatataattgacatataacagtgTATAAGTTTAGGGTGTACAATGTGCTGAagggatacatttatatattgcaatatgattaccactgcagtattagctaacacctctatcatgtcacataattatcatatctttttggggggtgggaaagattaagatctagtctcttggcaactttgaaatttataatacagtattactaTCTATACTCACAATGCTGTGTTTTTGAGCCCCCAGATCTTGTTTGTCTTCTGGTTGATCTACTGGTTGCAAATTTGTGCCCTTAAACAGCATCTCCCCAAttcccccacccctcagcccctgacaaccatcattctactctctgtttttacaagtttacctttttaagattccatttataagagatatcatatggtatctgccATTCTCTTGAATACATGGATTTTCAACAAATTATAAGTAATATTGAGCATGGTCAACCTTAAATCCCCCCTCACACCCATGGGGGATCATTAAACCAGTGTGACCATTGGATACACCTTCATTCTGGGCTCTGCACTCATTATTGCCGTTCAACAAACAGTTACCCACTGGCCTATGTGCCAAGTCACTTTCTAACACAGCAGGTGATTTCTCACCATGGGACTTCTTTCCTTGACCTAACTATAGAGACTTCTCTATCTCTCTGCAGCTGCTCAAGATTCACACTTGAAACGTGGAGGTATCTTCAACATTTTCTGAGTCTGCTTATTACAGATATGCACAATGCTGAAATTTAGGGTGTTTTGCTGTCCTCTGCTGTAATCTGGCTTAGTCTTCTGTAGCCTCACAAAAGTTGGGTTGTAACTACCTGTTGCTGCCTAGAGGAGGGTGGAGGCCTGAACTATTGCATTTCTCTTTGCCGTATGGGTTGATGGTGATGGGAGTAATTAGACCACCCTGGTTCCTGGCAGGAGAAGAACAGATTCCTGGTTTAAGGCTATCTGACAAAATGTCCTGCAACAGATAATCAATGAATCTGACTCTCTATGTGTTATCAACTCATACATCTTTCCACCCTGAATACATTCACGAGGCTGTTTAACCACTTTGCAAACATTTGGACGTTGCCTACAGGGTCCTTGTAAACCATAAAGCATCAGAcaaatataggttattacatgcTTACAGGGTGTCATCTCTAAAGGTAGCATGTGGTAACCCAATTTAGCTATTTCCAAGGAATTCCTCCCAGATAATCACATTTTTTCTGGGTAGAGTTTGCTAAGGAAGGTCTTTTTCATGGCATTCTTCAGCTCCTTGTTCCTGAGGCTGAAGATGATGGGGCTGAGGAAGGGAGTGAGGACTGTGTAGGTGGTGCCCATCAGGGTGTCTCCTTCCAGAGACTGGGGACCCTTGGGCTTGAGGTAGATGACAGAGGCAAAGCCATAGTGCACGACCACCACGGTGAGGTGGGACGCACACGTGGAGAAGGCCTTGTGCCGGCCCTCGGCTGAGGGGATCCTCAAGATGGCAGCCACGATGAAGGCATAAGACAGAAGGATGAGGAGACAGCAACCCAGCAGGGCAGTGATACACATCAGGCCCACGCCCATGGCCACTACTTGTACATCAGTACCACAGGCCAACTTCAATAGTGGGGGCACATGACAAGCAAAATGGCCGACCTCACTGGGTCCACAAAAGGTGAGTTGGAAAATGGCAGATGTCACCAGTAACCCAATGACTGAGCCTCCAGCCCAGGACCAGGCCACCAGGCAGGCACAGTCACGGGGGCTCATGAGCACGTTGTAGCGCAGGGGGTGGCAGATGGCCACGTAGCGGTCGTAGCCCATGACGGTGAGCAGGAAGGAGTGGGTGAAGCCAAACGTGAAGGAGAAGAACATCTGGCTGGCACAGGCCATGAGGGCGATGGTGTGGTGGGTGGAGAGCAGGTCGGCCAGCATGCGCGGGATGATGGCAAAGGTGTAGAGGATCTCGGAGATGGAGAGGGCACACAGGAAGAGGTACATGGGCGTGTGGAGGCTGCGCTCGCTCCAGATGGTGACCATGATGAAGAGGTTCCCCAGCAGCGTGAACAGGTACATCAGCAGGAAGAGCAGGAAGAACATCAGCTGAAGGTGGGGGAAGGTGGAGAAGCCGATGAGGATGAATTCAGTCACTGCTGAGAGGTTGGCTCCCTGCATGGAGACTGTGCCTGAAGTGAGGTGTGACATGGAGAGGTCATCTACTGGATGGAGAAAGGTCATCAGCTTCCACCATTCCTGGCCCTGCCCAAGGGGCTGCTCCTGAAAAATGACAGGTAGATTTGGTTGAGTTCCTACTCTGTGCCTCCTATGGTTTAATCTTCTCATCAATGTAGTGGGGGAGGTGCTGGTTTGATCACCTCATTTTGAGTATCTTGAGAACACTCACTGAGAATATTGGGGTGCTAAATGCTAAGCAACTTGTTCAAGGTGAGCTGTCAAAATGGCAGAGTTAAGACTTGAACACATGGCTGACTTTCTCCAAAGGCTATACACATCACTCCCTCTGGTTACCTCCAAAACTATAAATGTTCCTTCACCAGAGCTTCCAGCCATTGCCCTCCTGCTCCATTCTGCTAAATCTTGTTCTTCCCATAGCTTCAGATACCACAAGACCTACCTACCCATGGCTACAACACTTTGGACCAGTGTACATCTCTAACTTAAGACGAACCGATCAGATTCTTCCTCTGGAGTTATCCATGCAATGAATCAGAAGCAAGAGACTGTGTAGAAATAATGTTCTAGTTGTTTTCCAAATCCCAGGAGGTGCATCTGTACCTTCTGAGGCAATGCAACATAGCCATCAAAGAAAGAGATGAGGGAGTCAAAGAGTTCGAATCCCTGCTCTACCCACTGTGTAAACTTGAGCAAGTTTCTTTACCTCTCTGTTCCTCCATTTCTCTCTACCTGCTTCAAATAATTGTTCAGAGAACTAATGAGTTATTCCTGGATTGTGACCTGGAAAACAGTAGGTGCTACATATGATAATTAAATCAATACACTCAGTGAGCAAATGTACATGGTCCATGCTCAGTAAATAACTTCAATTTAATGAGATTTCAATGTCTTTTTATAAATAACAATttctgagtgattttttttttattaggtaCTGCCAAGTAAAAGGCAGtgaaccactaatctgctttctatctctatgatttTGCCTgtgctggacatttcatataaacagaatcattcaCTATGTGACCTTTGCGGTCTGGCGTTTTTCATTTAGCTTGATATTTTTGAGGTTCACCCATTTGTAGCATCGtcagaacttcatttctttttatgggcaAACAATATTACTTTAtggataccacattttgtttattcattcactccatTGATGtgcatgtaggttgtttccattttttcgcTCTTGTGAATAGTATTGCTATGGACATTCATGTAGGAGTTTAAAGCATATCAGTtgtttccaggggctggaggaaggggagaaaggggAGTGACTGTTAGTGGTATAGGGTATCCTTTGGGGGTGCTGAGAAGGTTCTGGAAATACATAGATGGTGTTCATACAACatcatgaatgtacttaatgccactgaattgtatgctaTAATATGTCTAGGATGGTAAATTGTAAGTTAcatgtattttactacaattaaatAATAGGAAAATAGGAAATACCATCTTAAGTGGGCTCAGGTCCTAGATCAAACCCTGACAGGTTAATAATGATACATGAAGGGGGACCAGAAACTTTGGTGACTGGAGGTTGCATTCCCCAAACATCACTGGTTTCCAGAGTTTCTTGGCCTCCCTCCTTTGGAGTAACTTGCATCATTCCCTCACTTCTGAGTCAGCACCTGCCTGTAGGTCCCCAGGATGGTAGCCCCAGTGGCCCCAGTCAGCCCTGATACTCTGAGATCCTAGAGGGGCAAATCAAAGTGGATGACTTGGAAACAAGTGCCTCCAAGAAGAGCCTGAATAGGTGAAACAGAGGTCATGTGGGCTGTGCTCACAGGCTTCTGGGCTTTCAAATGTCTAGTGCAAGGTTTCTCGATATTTGGGGCCAGATCATTCTTTGCTATGCGGGGAAGGTATCCTGTACACTGTATGGTGTTTAACATCATCTCCGGCCTCTACCAGCTGGATGCCAGTAGCCTCTGCTCAGTAATAACAACCAAAattgtctctagacattgccgaTTTCCCTGTGGGGGGCAAAgtcacccccagttgagaaccaatgATCTAGAGAGTACAGTTGTAATTCCTTAGCTGCTCCTTCTACCCAGATCTTGGTTCCTCCCCTTTTCCAACTGGCAAACACCTGTTCATCTTTAATActcagtttaaatgtcaccttctttGTGCAGCCTTCCTGGACATCTCTTCCCAACAGAGATTTAATCACTCATTCCTGTGTGCTTCCGAAACAACAACTCTTGAGCAAGTCTAAAAGTACTTGCTTTTAACTTTTTCAGGGCCGTCATTATAATGTGTCGTCTTGGATATGCAACTGTCTCTGGCACTGGATTTTGAGTTCTTGATGAGAATTGCTCCTCTTTATTGGACGTTGGCCCTTCTGCTCATGTGTTTCTTATTAAATTCGTACCCCAATATTATAAGGCACCTGCTatgatccctgttttacagaaatGGCAGATGCATCCCACAGAGGACACATCACATGCCCAAGGGACCATGGCTCCTGAGCGGGGGAGCCAGGATCTGAACCTACATCTGAATGACCCCAAATCCTACCTTTCCCTAACCTCTCTGTTATACTCACCATTTACTGTTGGCTGTTTATGAATGTCAGAGGCCACTCACAGGACCAGGGAAATGTCAGCTTCACCATATCAGACCATTCACACATTCCCTCCCCATATTAATTAGAtcacaaaaaaaaatcacatccataaaaaagaaagagatgggaACTATGGGAAGACAAATGCTCACCATGTCCTGGGGACGTGGCCCAGGGCTGCATATACACCTTCTGGGATGATGGAGATGCAGAATGCAGCTAAGATTGGTGCCTCTTCATTCTGggtaaaggcaaaactatggagacagtaaaaagattggTGGGTGTCAGGGACTCagcgggagagagggagagatgaaaAGGTGGAACTCAGGGGATTTTTTAAGGTGGTGAAACAATTCTGTATGATAggtactgtaatggtggatacaggacattgtgcatttgtcaaaactcataggatATACAGCAGTAAGAGTTAACCCTAATGAAACTGTGGGCTTTAGTCAATAACAACGTGTCAATATTGGTTCAGCAACTGTAACACAGTGTCACTAATGCAGGGTGTTAATAAGAAGCTGtgtgcagggagagagagagtataTGGAAATCCTTTGCACTATCTGCtcaattttctgtaaatctaaaactgctctaagaagTAAAGtctcctaattttttaaaattaatttttattggaatatagttgatttacaatgttgtgttagtttctgctgtacagcaaagtaaatcagttttacatatacatatacccactctttgtagattcttttcccatataggtcattgcagACTATTgagaatagttccctgtgctatacagtaggttcttattagttatctattttatatatagttctgTGTATAgcgacatggatagacctagacattgtcatactaagtaaagtcagacagagaaagaaaaatatcatatgataccacttataggtggaatcttaaaaaaatggtacaaatgaactaatttacaaaagagaaatagagtcacagatgttgaaaacaaacttatggttaccaaggaggaaagggagatagggacaaattgggagattgggattgacatatacacagtagTATATATGATTTTTTGAAGTAAAAAACCATGATGAGTGTGCCGTAGAACCATGATGGGTGTGGGTCCCGGATGGCAGAGAAGTGGACTAAATTCTTCTGGCATTGATCCACCAGGAGAACACCTAGCGGGTTCCTCTGCAAGTAAACTGAACAGCCCCAGAGAGAGTGTGATCTGGCTATCTTGCACTTAGAGGAACCCACGGTGGGGCCAGCTACCCACCCAGGAAATCAGGGGCCAAATTTGTCCATGGACAGTCCTGTCCACAAATACCCCTGGGGCAGGGTTTTCCAACTTCATCATTAGGGACTTCAGGGACTGATAATTTTTTGTGGctgggagctgtcctgtgcattctAAGATGCTCAGCACCATCTCTGTCGCCCGCTAGATGCCAGTATCATTTCCCAATTGTGATCATCAAAAGTAGCCTCACGCATTGTCAAATGTGCCCTGGGAGCAGAactgcccctggttgagaaccacaggcTAGGTCTGTGTCGTCTCCATCTTGCCTTACAGGTCTTCCCCCATCCTGGCTCTCTCTTCTCACTGAAGCTGTTTAGGTTCCCCTCTCCGCATCCTCCCTCCCATCTCAGCCACCTCCTGCC includes:
- the LOC137758774 gene encoding olfactory receptor 10H1; its protein translation is MQGANLSAVTEFILIGFSTFPHLQLMFFLLFLLMYLFTLLGNLFIMVTIWSERSLHTPMYLFLCALSISEILYTFAIIPRMLADLLSTHHTIALMACASQMFFSFTFGFTHSFLLTVMGYDRYVAICHPLRYNVLMSPRDCACLVAWSWAGGSVIGLLVTSAIFQLTFCGPSEVGHFACHVPPLLKLACGTDVQVVAMGVGLMCITALLGCCLLILLSYAFIVAAILRIPSAEGRHKAFSTCASHLTVVVVHYGFASVIYLKPKGPQSLEGDTLMGTTYTVLTPFLSPIIFSLRNKELKNAMKKTFLSKLYPEKM